A portion of the Zootoca vivipara chromosome 6, rZooViv1.1, whole genome shotgun sequence genome contains these proteins:
- the ERF gene encoding ETS domain-containing transcription factor ERF isoform X5, whose protein sequence is MYTGFAFPDWAYKPESSPGSRQIQLWHFILELLRKEEYHDVIAWQGDYGEFVIKDPDEVARLWGVRKCKPQMNYDKLSRALRYYYNKRILHKTKGKRFTYKFNFNKLVLVNYPFIDMGMAGGAVPQSAPPVPSGGSHFRFPPSTPSDVLSPAEDLRSPGVFSAVARRLARGSVSDCSDGTSANSEVEESLAEEQRRSGEPGSFRGPPVPGHARLTHDGLFRVYPRPRVPEPLSPFPVSPMAGPAGLLPPQLSPALPLTPTHMNYTPSPTLSPMYPGGSHFSFNPEDMKRYLQAHTQSVYNYHLSPRAFLHYPNIVIPQPQRLEKPPLPPPPPPQAEEPPSPFKFKLQPPPLGRRNRDKQQHPGLPPGESSSTIPSSSSSSASTSGAEAPLLPQIKVEPISEGESEEDMTVEVTDISEDDEDVFKAPPVPLEKLEEEEETPAAMAAAPPASHAGESSGKCIPLKLRFKRRWSEDQRLEAGAGAEETDDKKVKGEDDASSHGDGVGGRRISTELQRATAQLTLENRDS, encoded by the exons GGTTCGCCTTCCCAGACTGGGCCTACAAGCCAGAGTCGAGCCCTGGCTCACGCCAAATCCAGCTGTGGCATTTCATCCTGGAGCTTCTGCGCAAAGAGGAATATCATGATGTCATCGCCTGGCAGGGGGACTACGGCGAGTTTGTCATCAAGGACCCGGACGAGGTAGCCCGCCTCTGGGGGGTGCGGAAGTGCAAGCCCCAGATGAACTATGACAAGCTGAGCCGGGCCCTGAG GTACTACTACAACAAACGGATCCTACACAAGACCAAGGGCAAACGTTTCACCTACAAGTTCAACTTCAACAAGTTGGTGCTGGTCAACTATCCGTTCATTGACATGGGCATGGCAG GCGGGGCTGTGCCCCAGAGCGCCCCTCCCGTGCCGTCCGGTGGCTCCCACTTCCGCTTCCCCCCCTCGACGCCATCCGACGTGTTGTCTCCCGCTGAAGACCTGCGCTCGCCGGGCGTCTTTTCGGCCGTGGCACGCCGCCTGGCGCGGGGCTCAGTCAGCGACTGCAGCGACGGCACCTCTGCCAACTCGGAGGTGGAGGAGTCCCTGGCTGAGGAGCAGCGTCGCAGCGGTGAGCCCGGTAGCTTCCGTGGGCCCCCAGTGCCCGGCCACGCCCGCTTGACCCACGACGGCCTCTTCCGGGTCTACCCCCGCCCGCGGGTTCCTGAGCCCCTCAGCCCTTTCCCCGTGTCTCCCATGGCTGGGCCAGCGGGCCTCCTGCCCCCTCAGCTGTCCCCGGCCCTTCCCCTCACGCCCACGCACATGAACTACACCCCTTCGCCCACCCTCAGCCCCATGTACCCTGGGGGCTCCCACTTCTCCTTCAACCCAGAGGACATGAAGCGCTACCTCCAGGCCCACACTCAGAGCGTGTACAACTACCACCTCAGCCCCAGGGCTTTCCTCCACTACCCAAACATCGTCATCCCACAGCCCCAGCGCCTCGAGAAGCCTCCCCTGccgcctccacccccaccacagGCCGAGGAGCCGCCTTCCCCTTTCAAGTTcaagctgcagccgccgccgTTGGGGCGCCGCAACCGCGACAAGCAACAGCACCCCGGTCTGCCCCCGGGAGAATCCAGCAGCAccatcccctcctcctcttcctcctctgcctctaCATCCGGGGCGGAGGCGCCTCTGCTGCCCCAGATCAAGGTGGAGCCCATCTCGGAGGGAGAGTCGGAGGAGGACATGACCGTCGAGGTGACAGACATCAGCGAAGACGACGAGGATGTCTTCAAGGCTCCTCCCGTGCCTCTGGAaaagctggaagaggaggaggagaccccgGCAGCCATGGCGGCTGCGCCCCCCGCCTCCCACGCCGGGGAGAGCAGCGGCAAATGCATCCCTCTGAAGCTGCGCTTCAAACGCCGCTGGAGCGAGGACCAGCGGCTGGAAGCGGGCGCGGGGGCCGAAGAAACGGATGATAAGAAGGTGAAGGGGGAAGACGACGCCAGCAGCCACGGGGACGGGGTGGGCGGCCGGCGGATCAGCACTGAGCTGCAGCGGGCCACGGCCCAGCTGACCCTGGAGAACCGGGATTCCTAG
- the ERF gene encoding ETS domain-containing transcription factor ERF isoform X4, with amino-acid sequence MREADQRFAFPDWAYKPESSPGSRQIQLWHFILELLRKEEYHDVIAWQGDYGEFVIKDPDEVARLWGVRKCKPQMNYDKLSRALRYYYNKRILHKTKGKRFTYKFNFNKLVLVNYPFIDMGMAGGAVPQSAPPVPSGGSHFRFPPSTPSDVLSPAEDLRSPGVFSAVARRLARGSVSDCSDGTSANSEVEESLAEEQRRSGEPGSFRGPPVPGHARLTHDGLFRVYPRPRVPEPLSPFPVSPMAGPAGLLPPQLSPALPLTPTHMNYTPSPTLSPMYPGGSHFSFNPEDMKRYLQAHTQSVYNYHLSPRAFLHYPNIVIPQPQRLEKPPLPPPPPPQAEEPPSPFKFKLQPPPLGRRNRDKQQHPGLPPGESSSTIPSSSSSSASTSGAEAPLLPQIKVEPISEGESEEDMTVEVTDISEDDEDVFKAPPVPLEKLEEEEETPAAMAAAPPASHAGESSGKCIPLKLRFKRRWSEDQRLEAGAGAEETDDKKVKGEDDASSHGDGVGGRRISTELQRATAQLTLENRDS; translated from the exons ATGCGGGAAGCGGATCAGA GGTTCGCCTTCCCAGACTGGGCCTACAAGCCAGAGTCGAGCCCTGGCTCACGCCAAATCCAGCTGTGGCATTTCATCCTGGAGCTTCTGCGCAAAGAGGAATATCATGATGTCATCGCCTGGCAGGGGGACTACGGCGAGTTTGTCATCAAGGACCCGGACGAGGTAGCCCGCCTCTGGGGGGTGCGGAAGTGCAAGCCCCAGATGAACTATGACAAGCTGAGCCGGGCCCTGAG GTACTACTACAACAAACGGATCCTACACAAGACCAAGGGCAAACGTTTCACCTACAAGTTCAACTTCAACAAGTTGGTGCTGGTCAACTATCCGTTCATTGACATGGGCATGGCAG GCGGGGCTGTGCCCCAGAGCGCCCCTCCCGTGCCGTCCGGTGGCTCCCACTTCCGCTTCCCCCCCTCGACGCCATCCGACGTGTTGTCTCCCGCTGAAGACCTGCGCTCGCCGGGCGTCTTTTCGGCCGTGGCACGCCGCCTGGCGCGGGGCTCAGTCAGCGACTGCAGCGACGGCACCTCTGCCAACTCGGAGGTGGAGGAGTCCCTGGCTGAGGAGCAGCGTCGCAGCGGTGAGCCCGGTAGCTTCCGTGGGCCCCCAGTGCCCGGCCACGCCCGCTTGACCCACGACGGCCTCTTCCGGGTCTACCCCCGCCCGCGGGTTCCTGAGCCCCTCAGCCCTTTCCCCGTGTCTCCCATGGCTGGGCCAGCGGGCCTCCTGCCCCCTCAGCTGTCCCCGGCCCTTCCCCTCACGCCCACGCACATGAACTACACCCCTTCGCCCACCCTCAGCCCCATGTACCCTGGGGGCTCCCACTTCTCCTTCAACCCAGAGGACATGAAGCGCTACCTCCAGGCCCACACTCAGAGCGTGTACAACTACCACCTCAGCCCCAGGGCTTTCCTCCACTACCCAAACATCGTCATCCCACAGCCCCAGCGCCTCGAGAAGCCTCCCCTGccgcctccacccccaccacagGCCGAGGAGCCGCCTTCCCCTTTCAAGTTcaagctgcagccgccgccgTTGGGGCGCCGCAACCGCGACAAGCAACAGCACCCCGGTCTGCCCCCGGGAGAATCCAGCAGCAccatcccctcctcctcttcctcctctgcctctaCATCCGGGGCGGAGGCGCCTCTGCTGCCCCAGATCAAGGTGGAGCCCATCTCGGAGGGAGAGTCGGAGGAGGACATGACCGTCGAGGTGACAGACATCAGCGAAGACGACGAGGATGTCTTCAAGGCTCCTCCCGTGCCTCTGGAaaagctggaagaggaggaggagaccccgGCAGCCATGGCGGCTGCGCCCCCCGCCTCCCACGCCGGGGAGAGCAGCGGCAAATGCATCCCTCTGAAGCTGCGCTTCAAACGCCGCTGGAGCGAGGACCAGCGGCTGGAAGCGGGCGCGGGGGCCGAAGAAACGGATGATAAGAAGGTGAAGGGGGAAGACGACGCCAGCAGCCACGGGGACGGGGTGGGCGGCCGGCGGATCAGCACTGAGCTGCAGCGGGCCACGGCCCAGCTGACCCTGGAGAACCGGGATTCCTAG
- the ERF gene encoding ETS domain-containing transcription factor ERF isoform X2 — MKTPADAGFAFPDWAYKPESSPGSRQIQLWHFILELLRKEEYHDVIAWQGDYGEFVIKDPDEVARLWGVRKCKPQMNYDKLSRALRYYYNKRILHKTKGKRFTYKFNFNKLVLVNYPFIDMGMAGGAVPQSAPPVPSGGSHFRFPPSTPSDVLSPAEDLRSPGVFSAVARRLARGSVSDCSDGTSANSEVEESLAEEQRRSGEPGSFRGPPVPGHARLTHDGLFRVYPRPRVPEPLSPFPVSPMAGPAGLLPPQLSPALPLTPTHMNYTPSPTLSPMYPGGSHFSFNPEDMKRYLQAHTQSVYNYHLSPRAFLHYPNIVIPQPQRLEKPPLPPPPPPQAEEPPSPFKFKLQPPPLGRRNRDKQQHPGLPPGESSSTIPSSSSSSASTSGAEAPLLPQIKVEPISEGESEEDMTVEVTDISEDDEDVFKAPPVPLEKLEEEEETPAAMAAAPPASHAGESSGKCIPLKLRFKRRWSEDQRLEAGAGAEETDDKKVKGEDDASSHGDGVGGRRISTELQRATAQLTLENRDS; from the exons GGTTCGCCTTCCCAGACTGGGCCTACAAGCCAGAGTCGAGCCCTGGCTCACGCCAAATCCAGCTGTGGCATTTCATCCTGGAGCTTCTGCGCAAAGAGGAATATCATGATGTCATCGCCTGGCAGGGGGACTACGGCGAGTTTGTCATCAAGGACCCGGACGAGGTAGCCCGCCTCTGGGGGGTGCGGAAGTGCAAGCCCCAGATGAACTATGACAAGCTGAGCCGGGCCCTGAG GTACTACTACAACAAACGGATCCTACACAAGACCAAGGGCAAACGTTTCACCTACAAGTTCAACTTCAACAAGTTGGTGCTGGTCAACTATCCGTTCATTGACATGGGCATGGCAG GCGGGGCTGTGCCCCAGAGCGCCCCTCCCGTGCCGTCCGGTGGCTCCCACTTCCGCTTCCCCCCCTCGACGCCATCCGACGTGTTGTCTCCCGCTGAAGACCTGCGCTCGCCGGGCGTCTTTTCGGCCGTGGCACGCCGCCTGGCGCGGGGCTCAGTCAGCGACTGCAGCGACGGCACCTCTGCCAACTCGGAGGTGGAGGAGTCCCTGGCTGAGGAGCAGCGTCGCAGCGGTGAGCCCGGTAGCTTCCGTGGGCCCCCAGTGCCCGGCCACGCCCGCTTGACCCACGACGGCCTCTTCCGGGTCTACCCCCGCCCGCGGGTTCCTGAGCCCCTCAGCCCTTTCCCCGTGTCTCCCATGGCTGGGCCAGCGGGCCTCCTGCCCCCTCAGCTGTCCCCGGCCCTTCCCCTCACGCCCACGCACATGAACTACACCCCTTCGCCCACCCTCAGCCCCATGTACCCTGGGGGCTCCCACTTCTCCTTCAACCCAGAGGACATGAAGCGCTACCTCCAGGCCCACACTCAGAGCGTGTACAACTACCACCTCAGCCCCAGGGCTTTCCTCCACTACCCAAACATCGTCATCCCACAGCCCCAGCGCCTCGAGAAGCCTCCCCTGccgcctccacccccaccacagGCCGAGGAGCCGCCTTCCCCTTTCAAGTTcaagctgcagccgccgccgTTGGGGCGCCGCAACCGCGACAAGCAACAGCACCCCGGTCTGCCCCCGGGAGAATCCAGCAGCAccatcccctcctcctcttcctcctctgcctctaCATCCGGGGCGGAGGCGCCTCTGCTGCCCCAGATCAAGGTGGAGCCCATCTCGGAGGGAGAGTCGGAGGAGGACATGACCGTCGAGGTGACAGACATCAGCGAAGACGACGAGGATGTCTTCAAGGCTCCTCCCGTGCCTCTGGAaaagctggaagaggaggaggagaccccgGCAGCCATGGCGGCTGCGCCCCCCGCCTCCCACGCCGGGGAGAGCAGCGGCAAATGCATCCCTCTGAAGCTGCGCTTCAAACGCCGCTGGAGCGAGGACCAGCGGCTGGAAGCGGGCGCGGGGGCCGAAGAAACGGATGATAAGAAGGTGAAGGGGGAAGACGACGCCAGCAGCCACGGGGACGGGGTGGGCGGCCGGCGGATCAGCACTGAGCTGCAGCGGGCCACGGCCCAGCTGACCCTGGAGAACCGGGATTCCTAG
- the ERF gene encoding ETS domain-containing transcription factor ERF isoform X6, with product MNYDKLSRALRYYYNKRILHKTKGKRFTYKFNFNKLVLVNYPFIDMGMAGGAVPQSAPPVPSGGSHFRFPPSTPSDVLSPAEDLRSPGVFSAVARRLARGSVSDCSDGTSANSEVEESLAEEQRRSGEPGSFRGPPVPGHARLTHDGLFRVYPRPRVPEPLSPFPVSPMAGPAGLLPPQLSPALPLTPTHMNYTPSPTLSPMYPGGSHFSFNPEDMKRYLQAHTQSVYNYHLSPRAFLHYPNIVIPQPQRLEKPPLPPPPPPQAEEPPSPFKFKLQPPPLGRRNRDKQQHPGLPPGESSSTIPSSSSSSASTSGAEAPLLPQIKVEPISEGESEEDMTVEVTDISEDDEDVFKAPPVPLEKLEEEEETPAAMAAAPPASHAGESSGKCIPLKLRFKRRWSEDQRLEAGAGAEETDDKKVKGEDDASSHGDGVGGRRISTELQRATAQLTLENRDS from the exons ATGAACTATGACAAGCTGAGCCGGGCCCTGAG GTACTACTACAACAAACGGATCCTACACAAGACCAAGGGCAAACGTTTCACCTACAAGTTCAACTTCAACAAGTTGGTGCTGGTCAACTATCCGTTCATTGACATGGGCATGGCAG GCGGGGCTGTGCCCCAGAGCGCCCCTCCCGTGCCGTCCGGTGGCTCCCACTTCCGCTTCCCCCCCTCGACGCCATCCGACGTGTTGTCTCCCGCTGAAGACCTGCGCTCGCCGGGCGTCTTTTCGGCCGTGGCACGCCGCCTGGCGCGGGGCTCAGTCAGCGACTGCAGCGACGGCACCTCTGCCAACTCGGAGGTGGAGGAGTCCCTGGCTGAGGAGCAGCGTCGCAGCGGTGAGCCCGGTAGCTTCCGTGGGCCCCCAGTGCCCGGCCACGCCCGCTTGACCCACGACGGCCTCTTCCGGGTCTACCCCCGCCCGCGGGTTCCTGAGCCCCTCAGCCCTTTCCCCGTGTCTCCCATGGCTGGGCCAGCGGGCCTCCTGCCCCCTCAGCTGTCCCCGGCCCTTCCCCTCACGCCCACGCACATGAACTACACCCCTTCGCCCACCCTCAGCCCCATGTACCCTGGGGGCTCCCACTTCTCCTTCAACCCAGAGGACATGAAGCGCTACCTCCAGGCCCACACTCAGAGCGTGTACAACTACCACCTCAGCCCCAGGGCTTTCCTCCACTACCCAAACATCGTCATCCCACAGCCCCAGCGCCTCGAGAAGCCTCCCCTGccgcctccacccccaccacagGCCGAGGAGCCGCCTTCCCCTTTCAAGTTcaagctgcagccgccgccgTTGGGGCGCCGCAACCGCGACAAGCAACAGCACCCCGGTCTGCCCCCGGGAGAATCCAGCAGCAccatcccctcctcctcttcctcctctgcctctaCATCCGGGGCGGAGGCGCCTCTGCTGCCCCAGATCAAGGTGGAGCCCATCTCGGAGGGAGAGTCGGAGGAGGACATGACCGTCGAGGTGACAGACATCAGCGAAGACGACGAGGATGTCTTCAAGGCTCCTCCCGTGCCTCTGGAaaagctggaagaggaggaggagaccccgGCAGCCATGGCGGCTGCGCCCCCCGCCTCCCACGCCGGGGAGAGCAGCGGCAAATGCATCCCTCTGAAGCTGCGCTTCAAACGCCGCTGGAGCGAGGACCAGCGGCTGGAAGCGGGCGCGGGGGCCGAAGAAACGGATGATAAGAAGGTGAAGGGGGAAGACGACGCCAGCAGCCACGGGGACGGGGTGGGCGGCCGGCGGATCAGCACTGAGCTGCAGCGGGCCACGGCCCAGCTGACCCTGGAGAACCGGGATTCCTAG
- the ERF gene encoding ETS domain-containing transcription factor ERF isoform X1, with the protein MYCRCRSPASKQDGAADWRQGFAFPDWAYKPESSPGSRQIQLWHFILELLRKEEYHDVIAWQGDYGEFVIKDPDEVARLWGVRKCKPQMNYDKLSRALRYYYNKRILHKTKGKRFTYKFNFNKLVLVNYPFIDMGMAGGAVPQSAPPVPSGGSHFRFPPSTPSDVLSPAEDLRSPGVFSAVARRLARGSVSDCSDGTSANSEVEESLAEEQRRSGEPGSFRGPPVPGHARLTHDGLFRVYPRPRVPEPLSPFPVSPMAGPAGLLPPQLSPALPLTPTHMNYTPSPTLSPMYPGGSHFSFNPEDMKRYLQAHTQSVYNYHLSPRAFLHYPNIVIPQPQRLEKPPLPPPPPPQAEEPPSPFKFKLQPPPLGRRNRDKQQHPGLPPGESSSTIPSSSSSSASTSGAEAPLLPQIKVEPISEGESEEDMTVEVTDISEDDEDVFKAPPVPLEKLEEEEETPAAMAAAPPASHAGESSGKCIPLKLRFKRRWSEDQRLEAGAGAEETDDKKVKGEDDASSHGDGVGGRRISTELQRATAQLTLENRDS; encoded by the exons GGTTCGCCTTCCCAGACTGGGCCTACAAGCCAGAGTCGAGCCCTGGCTCACGCCAAATCCAGCTGTGGCATTTCATCCTGGAGCTTCTGCGCAAAGAGGAATATCATGATGTCATCGCCTGGCAGGGGGACTACGGCGAGTTTGTCATCAAGGACCCGGACGAGGTAGCCCGCCTCTGGGGGGTGCGGAAGTGCAAGCCCCAGATGAACTATGACAAGCTGAGCCGGGCCCTGAG GTACTACTACAACAAACGGATCCTACACAAGACCAAGGGCAAACGTTTCACCTACAAGTTCAACTTCAACAAGTTGGTGCTGGTCAACTATCCGTTCATTGACATGGGCATGGCAG GCGGGGCTGTGCCCCAGAGCGCCCCTCCCGTGCCGTCCGGTGGCTCCCACTTCCGCTTCCCCCCCTCGACGCCATCCGACGTGTTGTCTCCCGCTGAAGACCTGCGCTCGCCGGGCGTCTTTTCGGCCGTGGCACGCCGCCTGGCGCGGGGCTCAGTCAGCGACTGCAGCGACGGCACCTCTGCCAACTCGGAGGTGGAGGAGTCCCTGGCTGAGGAGCAGCGTCGCAGCGGTGAGCCCGGTAGCTTCCGTGGGCCCCCAGTGCCCGGCCACGCCCGCTTGACCCACGACGGCCTCTTCCGGGTCTACCCCCGCCCGCGGGTTCCTGAGCCCCTCAGCCCTTTCCCCGTGTCTCCCATGGCTGGGCCAGCGGGCCTCCTGCCCCCTCAGCTGTCCCCGGCCCTTCCCCTCACGCCCACGCACATGAACTACACCCCTTCGCCCACCCTCAGCCCCATGTACCCTGGGGGCTCCCACTTCTCCTTCAACCCAGAGGACATGAAGCGCTACCTCCAGGCCCACACTCAGAGCGTGTACAACTACCACCTCAGCCCCAGGGCTTTCCTCCACTACCCAAACATCGTCATCCCACAGCCCCAGCGCCTCGAGAAGCCTCCCCTGccgcctccacccccaccacagGCCGAGGAGCCGCCTTCCCCTTTCAAGTTcaagctgcagccgccgccgTTGGGGCGCCGCAACCGCGACAAGCAACAGCACCCCGGTCTGCCCCCGGGAGAATCCAGCAGCAccatcccctcctcctcttcctcctctgcctctaCATCCGGGGCGGAGGCGCCTCTGCTGCCCCAGATCAAGGTGGAGCCCATCTCGGAGGGAGAGTCGGAGGAGGACATGACCGTCGAGGTGACAGACATCAGCGAAGACGACGAGGATGTCTTCAAGGCTCCTCCCGTGCCTCTGGAaaagctggaagaggaggaggagaccccgGCAGCCATGGCGGCTGCGCCCCCCGCCTCCCACGCCGGGGAGAGCAGCGGCAAATGCATCCCTCTGAAGCTGCGCTTCAAACGCCGCTGGAGCGAGGACCAGCGGCTGGAAGCGGGCGCGGGGGCCGAAGAAACGGATGATAAGAAGGTGAAGGGGGAAGACGACGCCAGCAGCCACGGGGACGGGGTGGGCGGCCGGCGGATCAGCACTGAGCTGCAGCGGGCCACGGCCCAGCTGACCCTGGAGAACCGGGATTCCTAG
- the ERF gene encoding ETS domain-containing transcription factor ERF isoform X3, protein MEVPAGKGFAFPDWAYKPESSPGSRQIQLWHFILELLRKEEYHDVIAWQGDYGEFVIKDPDEVARLWGVRKCKPQMNYDKLSRALRYYYNKRILHKTKGKRFTYKFNFNKLVLVNYPFIDMGMAGGAVPQSAPPVPSGGSHFRFPPSTPSDVLSPAEDLRSPGVFSAVARRLARGSVSDCSDGTSANSEVEESLAEEQRRSGEPGSFRGPPVPGHARLTHDGLFRVYPRPRVPEPLSPFPVSPMAGPAGLLPPQLSPALPLTPTHMNYTPSPTLSPMYPGGSHFSFNPEDMKRYLQAHTQSVYNYHLSPRAFLHYPNIVIPQPQRLEKPPLPPPPPPQAEEPPSPFKFKLQPPPLGRRNRDKQQHPGLPPGESSSTIPSSSSSSASTSGAEAPLLPQIKVEPISEGESEEDMTVEVTDISEDDEDVFKAPPVPLEKLEEEEETPAAMAAAPPASHAGESSGKCIPLKLRFKRRWSEDQRLEAGAGAEETDDKKVKGEDDASSHGDGVGGRRISTELQRATAQLTLENRDS, encoded by the exons GGTTCGCCTTCCCAGACTGGGCCTACAAGCCAGAGTCGAGCCCTGGCTCACGCCAAATCCAGCTGTGGCATTTCATCCTGGAGCTTCTGCGCAAAGAGGAATATCATGATGTCATCGCCTGGCAGGGGGACTACGGCGAGTTTGTCATCAAGGACCCGGACGAGGTAGCCCGCCTCTGGGGGGTGCGGAAGTGCAAGCCCCAGATGAACTATGACAAGCTGAGCCGGGCCCTGAG GTACTACTACAACAAACGGATCCTACACAAGACCAAGGGCAAACGTTTCACCTACAAGTTCAACTTCAACAAGTTGGTGCTGGTCAACTATCCGTTCATTGACATGGGCATGGCAG GCGGGGCTGTGCCCCAGAGCGCCCCTCCCGTGCCGTCCGGTGGCTCCCACTTCCGCTTCCCCCCCTCGACGCCATCCGACGTGTTGTCTCCCGCTGAAGACCTGCGCTCGCCGGGCGTCTTTTCGGCCGTGGCACGCCGCCTGGCGCGGGGCTCAGTCAGCGACTGCAGCGACGGCACCTCTGCCAACTCGGAGGTGGAGGAGTCCCTGGCTGAGGAGCAGCGTCGCAGCGGTGAGCCCGGTAGCTTCCGTGGGCCCCCAGTGCCCGGCCACGCCCGCTTGACCCACGACGGCCTCTTCCGGGTCTACCCCCGCCCGCGGGTTCCTGAGCCCCTCAGCCCTTTCCCCGTGTCTCCCATGGCTGGGCCAGCGGGCCTCCTGCCCCCTCAGCTGTCCCCGGCCCTTCCCCTCACGCCCACGCACATGAACTACACCCCTTCGCCCACCCTCAGCCCCATGTACCCTGGGGGCTCCCACTTCTCCTTCAACCCAGAGGACATGAAGCGCTACCTCCAGGCCCACACTCAGAGCGTGTACAACTACCACCTCAGCCCCAGGGCTTTCCTCCACTACCCAAACATCGTCATCCCACAGCCCCAGCGCCTCGAGAAGCCTCCCCTGccgcctccacccccaccacagGCCGAGGAGCCGCCTTCCCCTTTCAAGTTcaagctgcagccgccgccgTTGGGGCGCCGCAACCGCGACAAGCAACAGCACCCCGGTCTGCCCCCGGGAGAATCCAGCAGCAccatcccctcctcctcttcctcctctgcctctaCATCCGGGGCGGAGGCGCCTCTGCTGCCCCAGATCAAGGTGGAGCCCATCTCGGAGGGAGAGTCGGAGGAGGACATGACCGTCGAGGTGACAGACATCAGCGAAGACGACGAGGATGTCTTCAAGGCTCCTCCCGTGCCTCTGGAaaagctggaagaggaggaggagaccccgGCAGCCATGGCGGCTGCGCCCCCCGCCTCCCACGCCGGGGAGAGCAGCGGCAAATGCATCCCTCTGAAGCTGCGCTTCAAACGCCGCTGGAGCGAGGACCAGCGGCTGGAAGCGGGCGCGGGGGCCGAAGAAACGGATGATAAGAAGGTGAAGGGGGAAGACGACGCCAGCAGCCACGGGGACGGGGTGGGCGGCCGGCGGATCAGCACTGAGCTGCAGCGGGCCACGGCCCAGCTGACCCTGGAGAACCGGGATTCCTAG